In Mustela lutreola isolate mMusLut2 chromosome 1, mMusLut2.pri, whole genome shotgun sequence, one genomic interval encodes:
- the LOC131823718 gene encoding LOW QUALITY PROTEIN: 26S proteasome regulatory subunit 6A-like (The sequence of the model RefSeq protein was modified relative to this genomic sequence to represent the inferred CDS: inserted 2 bases in 1 codon; deleted 1 base in 1 codon) — translation MATMWDEAEQDGIGEEVLKMSTEEIIQCTRLLDSEIKIMKSEVLRITHELQAMKDKIKENSEKIKVNKTLPYLVSNVIELLDVDPNDQEEDGANVDLDSQRKGKCAVIKTSTRQTYFLPVIGLVDAEKLKPGDLVGVNKDSYLILETLPTEYDSRVKAMEVDEXEQYSDIGGLDKQIQELVEAIVLSMNHKEKFENLGIQPPKGMLMYGPPGTGKTLLARACAAQTKATFLKLAGPQLVQMFIGDGAKLVWDAFALAKEKAPSIIFIDELDAIGTKRFNSEKAGDQEVQRKMLELLNQLDGFQPNTQVKVIAATNRVDILDPSLLRSGRLDRKIEFLMPNEEAWARIMQIHSRKMNVSPDVNYEELARCMDDFNGAQCKAVCVEAGMIALRRGATELTHEDYMKGILEVQAKKKANLQYYA, via the exons ATGGCGACCATGTGGGATGAGGCTGAGCAAGATGGAATCGGGGAGGAGGTGCTCAAGATGTCCACAGAAGAGATTATTCAGTGCACACGGCTGCTGGACAGTGAGATCAAGATCATGAAGAGTGAAGTATTACGAATTACCCATGAACTCCAAGCCATGAAGGACAAGATCAaagagaacagtgagaaaatCAAAGTGAACAAGACCCTGCCATACCTGGTGTCCAACGTTATCGAGCTTCTAGATGTTGATCCCAATGACCAAGAAGAGGACGGTGCCAATGTTGACCTGGATTCCCAGAGGAAGGGTAAATGCGCAGTGATCAAAACCTCTACACGGCAGACATACTTCTTGCCTGTGATTGGGTTGGTGGATGCTGAAAAGCTAAAGCCAGGAGACTTGGTGGGTGTGAACAAAGACTCCTATCTGATCCTGGAGACCCTGCCCACAGAGTATGACTCTCGGGTTAAGGCCATGGAGGTGGATGA AGAACAATATAGTGACATTGGGGGCCTGGACAAGCAGATTCAGGAGCTGGTAGAGGCCATTGTCCTGTCAATGAACCACAAGGAGAAGTTTGAGAACTTGGGGATCCAGCCTCCAAAAGGGATGTTGATGTATGGCCCCCCAGGTACCGGGAAGACCCTGCTGGCC CGGGCCTGTGCTGCACAGACCAAGGCTACATTCCTGAAGTTGGCTGGCCCCCAGCTGGTGCAGATGTTCATTGGGGATGGTGCCAAGCTGGTCTGGGATGCCTTTGCCCTGGCCAAGGAGAAAGCTCCGTCCATTATCTTCATCGATGAGCTGGATGCCATCGGCACTAAGCGCTTTAACAGTGAgaaggctggagaccaggaggtgcagaggaagaTGTTGGAACTTCTGAACCAGCTGGATGGGTTCCAACCCAACACTCAAGTAAAGGTGATTGCAGCCACCAACAGGGTGGATATCCTGGACCCCTCACTGCTCCGCTCAGGCCGTCTGGACCGGAAGATTGAATTCCTGATGCCCAATGAGGAGGCCTGGGCCAGAATCATGCAGATCCACTCCCGCAAGATGAACGTCAGTCCCGATGTGAACTATGAGGAACTGGCCCGCTGTATGGATGACTTCAATGGTGCCCAGTGCAAGGCCGTGTGCGTGGAGGCGGGCATGATCGCACTGCGCAGGGGCGCCACGGAACTCACGCATGAGGACTACATGAAGGGCATCCTGGAGGTGCAGGCCAAGAAGAAAGCCAATCTGCAGTACTATGCCTAG